A section of the Bifidobacterium sp. ESL0728 genome encodes:
- the tyrS gene encoding tyrosine--tRNA ligase, translating to MAHVTNFKEAGFDSVFDELNWRGLISQSTDRDQLAKALNGGPITYYCGFDPTAASLHIGNLVQLINMRHLQEAGHHPIAVVGGATGLIGDPRQSGERTLNPKDVVEGWARRLKKQIGTILVTDGDNPVRFVSNYDWTANMSVIDFLRDVGKNFRMGTMLAKDTVARRLKSEEGISFTEFSYQVLQGNDFLHLFDEYNCTLQLGGSDQWGNLTSGLDLIRKVRGENVNVFTSPIITDSQGKKFGKSEGNAMWLDPTMLSPYKFYQFWYNQPDGEMLKLLKAFTFLPKAEIERLAHEAEVNPGAREAQKALAWEVTSFVHGEKTTQEAIDAASALFGRGGDLQSIGSDMLESSIEGLKIENEEGEKVFAKAVVGERVAQAAVTAGLFKSISEARKTIKSGGVYVNNVRVEDQDQELTGEDFLADHFALIRRGKKAVGAVELG from the coding sequence ATGGCTCACGTCACCAATTTCAAGGAAGCGGGATTCGACTCCGTCTTCGATGAATTGAACTGGCGCGGGCTGATTTCGCAGTCCACGGACCGCGATCAGCTCGCCAAAGCGTTGAACGGCGGGCCGATTACCTACTATTGCGGTTTCGACCCCACCGCAGCCTCGCTGCATATCGGCAATCTCGTGCAGCTCATCAACATGCGCCATCTGCAGGAAGCCGGTCACCATCCCATCGCTGTGGTCGGCGGCGCCACCGGTCTCATCGGCGACCCTCGTCAAAGCGGCGAACGTACCTTGAATCCCAAGGATGTCGTCGAAGGCTGGGCCCGCAGGTTGAAGAAGCAAATCGGCACGATTCTCGTCACCGACGGCGACAATCCTGTGCGTTTCGTCTCCAATTACGATTGGACGGCCAATATGTCGGTCATCGATTTTCTGCGCGACGTCGGCAAGAACTTCCGCATGGGAACCATGCTCGCCAAGGACACGGTGGCACGCAGGCTCAAAAGCGAGGAAGGCATTTCCTTCACCGAGTTCAGCTATCAGGTTCTGCAAGGCAACGATTTCCTGCACCTCTTTGACGAATACAACTGCACGCTGCAACTTGGCGGTTCCGACCAGTGGGGCAACCTCACCAGCGGCCTCGACCTGATCCGCAAGGTGCGCGGTGAGAACGTCAACGTGTTCACGAGCCCCATCATCACCGACAGCCAGGGCAAGAAATTCGGCAAGTCCGAAGGGAACGCCATGTGGCTTGACCCGACGATGTTGAGCCCCTACAAGTTCTACCAGTTCTGGTACAACCAGCCTGACGGCGAGATGCTGAAGCTTCTGAAGGCCTTCACGTTCCTTCCCAAGGCCGAGATCGAGCGACTCGCCCATGAGGCCGAGGTCAACCCCGGCGCCCGCGAGGCGCAGAAAGCATTGGCTTGGGAGGTCACCAGCTTCGTTCACGGAGAAAAGACCACTCAAGAGGCGATTGACGCGGCTTCGGCGTTATTCGGCCGTGGCGGCGATCTGCAGTCCATCGGCTCCGACATGCTGGAATCCTCCATCGAGGGTCTGAAGATCGAGAACGAGGAAGGCGAGAAGGTTTTCGCCAAGGCCGTTGTCGGCGAACGTGTGGCGCAGGCCGCGGTTACCGCAGGGCTCTTCAAATCGATTTCCGAGGCGCGCAAGACCATCAAATCCGGCGGCGTCTACGTCAACAACGTGCGTGTCGAGGACCAGGACCAGGAACTGACCGGTGAGGACTTCTTGGCGGATCATTTCGCGCTGATTCGGCGTGGAAAAAAGGCGGTCGGTGCCGTCGAACTCGGCTGA
- a CDS encoding HAD-IIA family hydrolase, producing MQTVLKATEEPIEQAYGLALLDLDGVVYRGKNPVDYASESITKAQQHGMTIEYTTNNSSRYQQTVVDQLRGFGLKVEPWQIITSSVVAARMVARAVPKDAKVFMVGAGHLREELEKQGLNVVERVEDDPAAVVQGWYPEVTWNELANAAFAVERGARYFVTNRDLTIPRELGIAPGCGSMVQAVINATGVEPVASAGKPEAAMYDEARLLASHDGTTLVPKNHCLAIGDRLDTDIEAGNRGGYDSLVVLTGVADPKQLMLAVPHLRPTFISRDLRELHEAMPAPVQISKSQWKCVGASAQLVGDEVRVSDLTDTNALRAACSLLWNLADDENVDTAALRLPDFRL from the coding sequence ATACAGACAGTGCTCAAGGCAACCGAAGAACCGATTGAACAGGCTTATGGCCTCGCATTGCTGGATCTCGACGGCGTGGTTTACCGGGGCAAGAACCCGGTGGATTACGCCAGCGAGTCGATTACCAAAGCCCAACAGCATGGTATGACAATCGAGTACACCACCAACAATTCTTCGCGCTATCAGCAGACCGTCGTGGATCAGTTGCGTGGTTTCGGCCTGAAGGTCGAGCCGTGGCAGATCATCACTTCGTCGGTTGTCGCGGCCCGAATGGTGGCTCGTGCCGTGCCGAAAGACGCCAAGGTATTCATGGTCGGTGCGGGACATCTGCGTGAGGAATTGGAAAAGCAAGGTCTGAACGTTGTCGAGCGTGTCGAGGACGATCCGGCTGCGGTCGTGCAAGGTTGGTACCCCGAGGTCACATGGAACGAACTTGCCAATGCGGCCTTTGCCGTGGAACGTGGCGCACGGTATTTCGTGACCAATCGCGATCTGACGATTCCGCGGGAACTGGGCATCGCTCCGGGCTGTGGTTCGATGGTTCAAGCCGTCATCAACGCAACCGGTGTCGAACCGGTTGCGTCGGCAGGTAAGCCGGAAGCCGCCATGTATGACGAAGCGCGATTGCTTGCCTCGCATGACGGAACCACTTTGGTGCCGAAGAACCATTGCCTGGCCATCGGCGATAGGCTCGATACGGATATCGAGGCCGGCAACCGTGGCGGTTATGATTCCTTGGTCGTGCTTACGGGCGTCGCCGATCCCAAGCAGCTGATGCTGGCCGTTCCCCATCTGCGTCCGACTTTTATCTCCCGCGACTTGCGTGAGCTGCACGAAGCGATGCCGGCACCGGTTCAGATTTCGAAAAGCCAATGGAAGTGTGTAGGCGCCTCTGCACAACTGGTTGGTGACGAAGTCCGTGTGAGCGATCTCACCGATACCAACGCGTTGCGTGCCGCGTGCAGCCTTCTATGGAACCTGGCTGACGACGAGAACGTCGATACCGCAGCATTGCGGCTTCCCGATTTCAGACTTTAG
- a CDS encoding argininosuccinate synthase — protein MSDKNRIVLAYSGGLDTSVAIPYLKERTGKDVVAVSLDVGQGGESLETIRQRALACGAVEAYVVDAREEFAKEYCMLALKANAKYEGVYPLVSAISRPLISKHLVRAAHQFGADTISHGCTGKGNDQVRFEVSIASIDPNLKAISPIRDLSLTRDVEIQFAKDHKLPITQTEKSPYSIDQNVWGRAIETGFLEDPWNGPTKDCYTYTDDPAFPPVEDEVVIEFKQGVPVKIDGKDVTPLQAIEEMNRRAGAQGIGRIDLIEDRLVGIKSRELYEAPGAVALIAAHEELENCCLEREQHRIKRDIDKRWAELVYDAQWFSPAVRSLNAFIEDTQRYVSGEIRMVMHGGRAVVTGRRSDSSLYDYKLATYDSGDTYDQNASNGFISIYGLPDKVAAARDVKFGNGIEVPDNSVE, from the coding sequence ATGAGCGATAAGAACCGCATCGTACTCGCATATTCCGGAGGTCTTGACACTTCCGTGGCGATTCCGTACTTGAAGGAGCGCACAGGCAAAGACGTCGTCGCTGTTTCCTTGGACGTTGGTCAGGGTGGCGAAAGCCTTGAAACCATTCGTCAGCGCGCGCTGGCCTGTGGTGCGGTGGAAGCGTATGTCGTCGATGCACGTGAGGAATTCGCCAAGGAATACTGCATGCTGGCGTTGAAGGCCAACGCCAAGTACGAAGGTGTCTATCCTCTGGTTTCCGCCATTTCCAGGCCTTTGATCTCCAAGCATCTCGTGCGTGCCGCCCACCAGTTCGGCGCCGACACGATTTCGCACGGCTGCACCGGCAAGGGTAACGACCAGGTGCGTTTCGAGGTCTCCATCGCCTCCATCGACCCGAATCTTAAGGCCATCAGCCCGATTCGCGATCTTTCTCTGACCCGCGACGTCGAGATCCAGTTCGCCAAGGATCACAAGCTGCCCATCACCCAGACCGAAAAGAGCCCGTATTCCATCGATCAGAACGTCTGGGGCCGCGCCATTGAAACCGGCTTCCTCGAAGACCCGTGGAACGGACCGACCAAGGACTGCTATACCTACACCGACGATCCGGCCTTCCCACCTGTCGAAGATGAGGTCGTCATCGAATTCAAGCAGGGCGTGCCGGTGAAGATCGACGGCAAGGATGTCACCCCGCTGCAGGCCATCGAAGAGATGAACCGCCGCGCCGGAGCCCAGGGCATCGGCCGCATCGACCTGATTGAAGACCGTCTGGTCGGCATCAAATCCCGTGAACTCTATGAAGCACCTGGTGCGGTGGCGCTCATTGCCGCGCACGAAGAGCTTGAGAACTGCTGCCTCGAACGCGAACAGCACCGCATCAAACGCGACATCGACAAGCGTTGGGCCGAGCTGGTCTACGACGCCCAATGGTTCTCGCCTGCGGTCCGCTCCTTGAACGCCTTCATCGAAGACACGCAGCGCTATGTTTCCGGCGAAATCCGTATGGTCATGCACGGAGGCCGCGCCGTGGTCACCGGCCGCCGCAGCGATTCTTCGCTCTACGACTACAAGCTCGCCACCTACGATTCCGGCGACACCTACGACCAGAACGCTTCCAACGGATTCATCTCGATCTACGGTCTGCCCGACAAGGTGGCCGCCGCTCGCGACGTCAAATTCGGCAATGGTATCGAAGTCCCGGACAACTCCGTCGAATAA
- the recN gene encoding DNA repair protein RecN has translation MLEELEVRNLGPIRSAVLTPGKGMTAITGETGAGKSMLLSAIRLISGATANVGRVAAGADSAWAQGIFDVDESGKAAGLALDAGVLDSDSSETDSDPDETGRLELFLSRTVPASGRSRAVLCGHSVPRNVLGNVASELVTIHGQADQLRLASPARQREFLDMAADDKAEREVYRVAWENLQAMDERLHNLTNQEASARQRADYLRESIEQINKVDPKTGEDEELKDKRSRVENAAEIAQGVGSALSALDASQVDSDSDAQSASDAINHAIQALRTIHVGGVFSEAADRLESLNADLSDIVFSLSNEMDTDEDAEGLDAINSRIHELDELTRRWGPALEDVISWRDKAAFEVEDLDASPEKVEEIKAQRKQAFDDALKAAQVLSKKRKVAATGLANTVTKELSALAMAGAGLEIRVVQRKSSPKDKPASKNDEADAASSTWPLDVNGIDDIEFLFTPFPGSPKLPMGKSASGGELSRLMLALELSVAEKRTFESNDMTFIFDEVDAGVGGKAAVELGKRLAKLSQTSQVIVVTHLAQVASWADSQFVVSKGSAENASSKAPIETRVNEVTGDARIHEIARMLSGSESATSLSHAQELLDSSKL, from the coding sequence ATGCTTGAAGAACTGGAAGTGCGCAATCTCGGGCCCATTCGTTCTGCGGTATTGACTCCGGGCAAGGGGATGACGGCCATTACCGGCGAAACCGGCGCAGGCAAATCCATGTTGCTCAGTGCGATTAGGCTCATTTCCGGCGCGACAGCCAATGTTGGAAGGGTCGCTGCCGGCGCGGATTCGGCCTGGGCGCAAGGTATTTTTGATGTCGACGAGAGCGGCAAGGCGGCAGGTCTTGCGCTAGATGCCGGTGTGCTGGATTCTGATAGTTCAGAAACCGACTCCGACCCCGACGAAACCGGCCGGCTGGAGCTTTTTCTTTCACGTACCGTTCCGGCTTCCGGGCGTTCTCGCGCTGTGCTGTGCGGACATAGCGTTCCCAGAAACGTTCTTGGCAATGTCGCGTCAGAACTGGTGACCATTCATGGGCAGGCCGATCAATTGCGTCTTGCCTCGCCTGCCAGGCAACGGGAATTTCTTGATATGGCTGCCGATGACAAGGCCGAGCGCGAAGTGTATCGTGTGGCTTGGGAGAATCTGCAAGCGATGGACGAGCGGCTTCACAATCTCACCAATCAGGAGGCTTCGGCCCGTCAACGTGCCGATTACCTGCGCGAATCCATCGAACAGATCAACAAGGTGGATCCTAAAACAGGTGAGGATGAAGAACTTAAAGATAAACGTTCGCGCGTTGAGAATGCGGCGGAAATCGCGCAGGGTGTAGGATCGGCACTTTCTGCGTTGGATGCCTCGCAAGTCGATTCGGACAGTGACGCTCAGAGTGCATCAGATGCTATCAATCATGCCATCCAAGCGCTGCGCACCATTCATGTCGGCGGTGTTTTCAGCGAGGCGGCCGATCGCTTGGAATCATTGAACGCCGACCTTTCCGATATTGTATTTTCGCTTTCAAACGAAATGGATACTGACGAAGATGCTGAAGGATTGGACGCCATCAACTCTCGTATTCACGAGCTCGACGAGTTGACCCGTCGCTGGGGGCCGGCACTTGAGGATGTCATTTCCTGGCGAGACAAAGCAGCGTTCGAAGTCGAGGATTTGGATGCCTCGCCGGAGAAGGTGGAGGAGATCAAAGCTCAACGCAAGCAGGCATTTGATGATGCGTTGAAAGCGGCTCAGGTATTGAGCAAAAAACGGAAAGTTGCGGCCACTGGTCTAGCCAATACTGTCACCAAAGAGCTTTCGGCTTTGGCCATGGCCGGAGCAGGGCTTGAGATTCGGGTTGTGCAGCGCAAATCGTCGCCGAAGGATAAACCAGCTTCGAAAAACGACGAAGCAGACGCTGCTTCTTCTACTTGGCCTTTGGATGTCAATGGCATTGACGACATCGAATTCCTATTCACACCGTTCCCCGGCTCACCGAAATTGCCGATGGGCAAAAGCGCATCTGGCGGCGAACTCAGCCGACTCATGCTGGCGCTCGAACTGTCCGTGGCTGAAAAGCGGACATTCGAGTCTAACGATATGACGTTCATCTTCGATGAGGTGGATGCCGGAGTTGGCGGCAAGGCCGCGGTCGAGCTTGGCAAACGCTTGGCCAAGCTTTCCCAGACGTCACAGGTCATCGTGGTCACCCACTTGGCGCAGGTCGCTTCATGGGCCGATTCCCAATTCGTGGTCAGCAAGGGCAGCGCTGAAAACGCCAGCTCAAAGGCTCCAATCGAGACGAGAGTCAACGAAGTCACCGGCGACGCCCGCATCCACGAAATCGCGAGAATGCTCTCCGGCAGCGAATCCGCCACGTCTCTCAGCCACGCCCAAGAACTCCTCGACTCCAGCAAGTTGTGA
- a CDS encoding GDSL-type esterase/lipase family protein, whose translation MTLGIGTPIATIEAMWAKHTIHLSEAPGGDPFGVRKFDQSTPSNAEPLTLCAIGDSMVAACGTQNQQEGLIPDLAQGFADKFKRDVSWEAHGKLGATMRRVRYRLLPEVLKSGKKFDILAFCAGSNDIMANRTLDEWRADLSAVLDEAKPLSGHVIVLSPGQMQHEPSLGKALRRALEHEMDEQAAVSKEVCAERHATYVDMIHENVHADAPDFFSPDHFHPSAKGYSYMVEGVVAKLGSSFVQDFVAE comes from the coding sequence ATGACGTTGGGTATCGGAACTCCGATAGCGACTATCGAGGCGATGTGGGCGAAGCATACGATTCATCTGTCTGAGGCTCCCGGCGGAGACCCATTTGGTGTCCGGAAATTCGACCAGTCAACACCCAGCAATGCCGAGCCTTTGACCTTGTGCGCCATAGGTGATTCTATGGTGGCTGCCTGTGGTACGCAAAACCAGCAGGAGGGTCTTATACCCGACCTTGCGCAAGGGTTTGCGGACAAGTTCAAGCGTGATGTCAGCTGGGAAGCCCATGGAAAGCTGGGCGCCACGATGCGGCGCGTCCGCTACCGTCTGCTTCCCGAAGTGCTGAAGTCAGGCAAGAAGTTCGATATCCTGGCATTTTGTGCCGGTTCCAATGACATCATGGCCAATCGAACGCTCGATGAATGGCGTGCTGATCTTTCCGCCGTCCTCGACGAGGCCAAACCGCTGAGCGGCCATGTCATCGTCTTGAGTCCTGGACAGATGCAGCATGAGCCGTCGTTGGGCAAGGCGCTGCGCCGAGCACTCGAGCATGAGATGGATGAGCAGGCAGCCGTGAGCAAGGAAGTCTGTGCCGAGCGCCACGCCACGTATGTCGATATGATTCACGAAAACGTGCATGCCGACGCTCCCGATTTCTTCTCTCCAGATCACTTCCACCCCAGTGCCAAAGGCTACAGCTATATGGTCGAAGGCGTGGTCGCCAAGCTTGGTTCTTCATTCGTTCAGGATTTTGTTGCGGAATAA
- a CDS encoding TlyA family RNA methyltransferase — protein MTNEGRRIMRLDAYMASAGLAHSRTRAQRLIRSGKVTVDGQPADKPSMQVEGNETVLVDTGDDYVSRGAYKLLGAFERFADVGLPSPKGQHCLDIGASTGGFCDVLLRHGASEIIALDVGHGQLDPRIADNPRIIEMSGLNIRDVEPEDLPYRPSFIVSDVSFISLTYVIPVIAKVAAGHADILLLVKPQFEVGKGHLGKNGVVEDPRLRQKALKTVCDCAEASGLKVVATCPSPIQGTHGNEEYLLYATLR, from the coding sequence ATGACCAACGAGGGACGTCGAATAATGCGTTTGGACGCATACATGGCTTCGGCAGGTCTGGCACACAGCCGCACGCGGGCCCAGCGTCTCATCCGTTCCGGCAAAGTGACAGTCGACGGCCAACCTGCGGACAAGCCTTCCATGCAGGTGGAAGGCAACGAGACCGTTTTGGTTGATACCGGTGACGACTACGTTTCGAGAGGGGCCTACAAGCTCCTTGGCGCATTCGAACGGTTCGCCGATGTTGGCCTGCCGTCACCCAAAGGCCAGCATTGCTTGGACATCGGCGCTTCCACGGGTGGGTTCTGTGACGTGCTGCTGCGTCATGGAGCCTCTGAAATTATCGCACTGGACGTTGGACATGGCCAACTTGACCCACGGATTGCCGATAACCCGCGCATCATCGAGATGAGCGGGCTCAACATTCGTGATGTTGAGCCCGAAGACCTGCCATATCGTCCGTCTTTCATCGTTTCCGACGTATCGTTCATCTCATTGACCTATGTGATTCCGGTCATTGCGAAAGTAGCTGCGGGCCATGCCGATATCTTGCTCTTGGTCAAGCCGCAGTTCGAGGTGGGCAAAGGCCATTTGGGCAAAAACGGCGTGGTGGAAGATCCAAGGCTGCGCCAAAAAGCGTTGAAAACGGTTTGTGATTGTGCCGAAGCCAGTGGGCTTAAGGTGGTTGCCACGTGCCCCTCACCGATACAGGGGACTCATGGAAATGAAGAATACCTGCTTTATGCCACTTTGCGCTGA
- the argH gene encoding argininosuccinate lyase yields the protein MTEQDNKGNEHLALWGGRFKSGPSPELARLSKSTQFDWRLADDDIAGSRAHARALGKAGLLSDDELRRMEDALNKLQKLVDSGEFAPVEDDEDEATALERGLLEIAGDELGGKLRAGRSRNDQIACLIRMWLRRHARMVAGLVLGVVDALIEQAEKAGEAVMPGRTHMQHAQPVLLAHQLMAHVWPLLRDVDRLVDWDKRMDESPYGSGALAGNTLGLDPEAVAHELGFSRVTANSIDGTASRDLVAEFSFIAAMIGVDLSRLSEEIIIWNTQEFAFVRLDDAYSTGSSIMPQKKNPDIAELTRGKSGRLIGDLTGLMATLKGLPTAYARDLQEDKEAVFDQVDTLETLLPAFAGMVRTMVFDLDRLKAQAPTGFALATDIAEWLVKQGVPFRHAHELSGACVQMAEGRGVELWDLSDDDFVTVFKDFLPADVAPQVRKVLSVEGSVDQRDGKGGTAPVRVREQIAEAKRIAAKAKTFADSVSDGPAYVKPDALQ from the coding sequence ATGACGGAGCAGGATAATAAAGGGAATGAGCATTTGGCGCTGTGGGGAGGGCGGTTTAAGTCCGGGCCTTCGCCTGAGCTGGCGCGGCTCTCAAAGTCGACGCAGTTTGATTGGCGGCTGGCTGATGACGATATCGCCGGGTCTCGGGCGCACGCGCGGGCGCTGGGCAAGGCCGGATTGCTCAGTGATGACGAGTTGAGGCGGATGGAGGATGCGCTCAACAAACTGCAGAAGCTCGTGGATTCGGGGGAGTTTGCTCCCGTTGAAGATGATGAGGACGAGGCCACGGCTCTGGAGCGCGGACTTCTTGAGATCGCGGGGGATGAGCTGGGTGGCAAGCTGCGTGCCGGGCGTTCGCGCAACGATCAGATCGCCTGCCTTATCCGCATGTGGCTGCGTCGCCATGCGCGTATGGTCGCCGGTTTGGTGCTTGGCGTGGTCGATGCGCTCATCGAGCAGGCTGAGAAAGCGGGGGAAGCAGTGATGCCGGGGCGCACGCACATGCAGCACGCCCAGCCGGTTTTGCTCGCTCACCAGCTGATGGCCCATGTCTGGCCGCTGCTGAGGGATGTCGATAGGCTGGTCGATTGGGATAAGCGCATGGACGAAAGCCCTTACGGTTCAGGCGCTTTGGCCGGCAACACGCTTGGTCTCGATCCCGAAGCCGTAGCTCACGAACTCGGTTTCTCGCGTGTAACCGCCAATTCGATTGACGGTACCGCAAGCCGCGATTTGGTGGCCGAGTTCTCGTTCATCGCGGCTATGATTGGCGTCGACCTCAGCCGTTTGAGTGAGGAAATCATCATCTGGAACACGCAGGAATTCGCCTTCGTCCGTCTCGATGACGCCTATTCCACCGGTTCCTCGATCATGCCGCAGAAGAAGAATCCGGATATCGCCGAGCTTACCCGTGGCAAGTCCGGCCGTCTGATTGGTGATTTGACTGGCCTGATGGCCACGCTCAAAGGTCTGCCGACGGCCTACGCCCGCGATTTGCAGGAAGACAAGGAAGCCGTGTTCGACCAGGTCGACACACTCGAAACCTTACTGCCCGCTTTCGCCGGCATGGTCCGTACCATGGTCTTCGACCTTGACCGTCTCAAGGCTCAGGCGCCCACCGGTTTTGCTTTGGCCACGGATATCGCCGAATGGCTGGTCAAGCAGGGTGTCCCGTTCCGTCACGCCCACGAGCTTTCGGGCGCTTGCGTCCAGATGGCGGAAGGCCGTGGCGTTGAGCTTTGGGATTTGAGCGATGATGATTTCGTCACTGTGTTCAAGGATTTCCTACCCGCAGATGTCGCGCCGCAAGTCCGTAAAGTCCTTTCCGTCGAGGGTTCCGTAGACCAGCGAGACGGCAAGGGGGGCACAGCACCTGTTCGCGTCCGCGAACAAATTGCCGAAGCCAAGCGGATCGCTGCAAAAGCTAAAACATTCGCTGATTCGGTTAGTGACGGTCCGGCTTACGTAAAACCAGACGCATTGCAATGA
- a CDS encoding NAD kinase, protein MVGKRHAVVVTHARLAETSLVVREAVEQLQHAGFSVRIVDSLDPPRFGETSPIVSSDTEIVVVLGGDGTILGAAELVHNTEIPILGVNLGHVGFLAEFESFQLSEAIARVADRDYSIDERNLAGVSVTSRDGKKTVSDWALNDITIQQADRDHMIELSVGVDGVEASSFSCDGVIISTPTGSTAYAFSAGGPIIWPDVKALQLIPLAAHALFTRPMVIGEHSRFTVDVIDDSLTEGWICCDGRRKMKLGYGTRTTVHLSSLTVKLASLSGVPFTNRLVTKFNLPSVSLRQRSRLEERKRENIIADENKVRAFHSNDNGDAGENNRKSTAKGFDGRNQPGKQGSSER, encoded by the coding sequence ATGGTGGGTAAGCGCCATGCGGTCGTGGTCACACATGCTCGGCTTGCCGAGACCAGTCTTGTCGTGCGCGAGGCGGTCGAACAACTGCAGCATGCTGGATTCAGTGTTCGGATCGTCGACAGCCTCGACCCGCCGAGATTCGGAGAGACTTCACCCATCGTCAGCAGTGATACGGAAATCGTCGTCGTGCTCGGCGGCGACGGCACGATTCTGGGCGCGGCCGAGCTGGTGCACAACACCGAAATCCCTATCCTCGGCGTCAATCTGGGCCATGTCGGCTTCCTTGCGGAATTCGAAAGCTTCCAATTAAGCGAGGCCATCGCGCGTGTCGCCGACCGGGACTATTCGATCGACGAACGCAACCTTGCCGGGGTTTCCGTGACCTCCCGAGACGGCAAAAAGACGGTAAGTGATTGGGCGTTGAACGATATCACGATTCAGCAGGCCGACCGCGACCATATGATCGAACTTTCCGTCGGTGTCGACGGCGTGGAAGCCAGTTCGTTCAGTTGCGACGGCGTGATTATCTCGACCCCGACCGGTTCGACGGCCTATGCCTTCTCTGCCGGAGGGCCGATTATCTGGCCGGATGTCAAAGCATTGCAGTTGATACCGCTTGCTGCACATGCCTTGTTCACCCGTCCGATGGTGATTGGGGAGCATTCGCGTTTTACCGTTGATGTGATTGACGATTCGCTGACCGAAGGCTGGATCTGCTGCGACGGCAGAAGGAAGATGAAACTCGGATACGGCACGCGCACCACCGTTCATCTTTCCTCGCTGACGGTAAAGTTGGCCAGTCTTTCCGGTGTTCCGTTCACCAATCGCTTGGTCACGAAATTCAACCTCCCAAGCGTCAGCCTTCGCCAACGTTCGCGGCTTGAGGAACGCAAGCGCGAGAACATTATTGCGGACGAAAACAAGGTTCGGGCTTTCCACTCTAACGATAACGGCGATGCAGGTGAGAACAATCGGAAGAGCACGGCTAAAGGTTTCGATGGACGAAACCAGCCCGGAAAACAAGGTTCATCCGAAAGGTGA
- a CDS encoding HAD family phosphatase, whose translation MKTNEGKAAIFDLDGTLLDSMDVWHQVDIDFFHSRNIPLTDDYMGVVNAMRPEEVARYTIERYGLNDTPGELAKLWDSMVLEAYGTTVEAKPHAVEYLDYLKSSGARLAVATSLSPQVREVGMEHVGIRKFFDVVVSVEDTEAKSKHSPEVYLAAASRLGIAAKDCTVFEDLLVAVKAAKSAGMHVWAMKDDYSLEDRPAIIQIADGVISDFADAPKVL comes from the coding sequence ATGAAAACGAACGAAGGCAAAGCAGCCATCTTTGATTTGGATGGGACGTTGCTTGACTCGATGGACGTGTGGCATCAGGTTGATATTGACTTCTTTCATAGCCGTAATATCCCGCTGACCGACGATTATATGGGTGTTGTCAATGCAATGAGGCCTGAGGAAGTGGCGCGTTACACGATTGAACGTTATGGGCTGAATGACACTCCTGGCGAGCTCGCGAAGCTGTGGGATTCGATGGTGCTTGAGGCGTATGGAACTACCGTCGAAGCCAAACCGCATGCGGTTGAATATCTGGATTATCTGAAGTCGAGCGGCGCACGGCTGGCTGTGGCGACATCGCTTTCACCGCAGGTGCGTGAGGTCGGCATGGAGCACGTGGGCATCCGGAAGTTCTTCGATGTGGTAGTAAGCGTGGAGGATACCGAGGCAAAAAGCAAACATAGCCCTGAGGTGTATCTTGCCGCAGCGTCGCGTTTGGGAATAGCCGCCAAGGATTGCACCGTGTTCGAGGATCTGTTGGTGGCCGTAAAAGCTGCAAAATCAGCTGGCATGCATGTTTGGGCGATGAAAGATGACTATTCACTTGAGGACAGACCAGCTATTATACAGATTGCCGATGGAGTGATTAGCGACTTCGCGGATGCGCCTAAAGTGCTTTGA
- a CDS encoding GntR family transcriptional regulator: protein MKLIISSVSGEPIYEQIKRQIREAVLNGELKSGEALPSLRKLARELRISVLTVTRAYNELADEGIIVNVQGKGSFVAEKGDERMRKKLAGQVRNALRQVGVVAKAADIPLIDLMDMLETEYKKAK, encoded by the coding sequence ATGAAACTGATCATCTCATCCGTGTCCGGGGAACCGATCTACGAACAAATCAAACGTCAGATTCGCGAGGCCGTGTTGAACGGCGAGCTCAAGAGTGGGGAAGCGCTACCGAGCCTGCGCAAGCTGGCCCGTGAGCTGCGTATCTCCGTTCTCACTGTCACCCGGGCCTACAACGAACTGGCGGATGAAGGCATCATCGTCAATGTGCAGGGCAAGGGTTCGTTCGTCGCCGAAAAAGGCGATGAGCGGATGAGGAAGAAGCTCGCCGGTCAGGTACGCAACGCCTTGCGACAGGTGGGAGTAGTAGCGAAAGCGGCCGACATCCCGCTTATTGACCTGATGGATATGCTCGAGACTGAGTACAAGAAAGCCAAGTAA